A genomic window from Aquila chrysaetos chrysaetos chromosome 21, bAquChr1.4, whole genome shotgun sequence includes:
- the PSMD10 gene encoding 26S proteasome non-ATPase regulatory subunit 10 isoform X4: protein MEDAVSDVGICNLAYAGRLEELRAQLLRDRALATKADQDNRTALHWACSAGHTDVADLLLGLGVPVDDKDDAGWTPLHIAASAGRDEIVKALIAKGAHVNAINQNGCTPLHYAASKNKQEIAIMLLENGADPDATDHFESTPLHRAAAKGNLKMVQILLQHNASVNIRDSEGNTPLFTDCRAKD from the exons ATGGAGGATGCCGTGTCCGACGTGGGGATCTGCAACCTGGCCTACGCCGGGCGCCTGGAGGAGCTGCGGGCCCAGCTGCTGCGCGACAGGGCCCTGGCCACCAAGGCCGACCAG gaCAACCGGACCGCGCTGCACTGGGCCTGCTCGGCGGGACACACGGACGTCGCCGACCTCCTCCTCGGCCTCGGCGTGCCTGTGGACGACAAGGACGAC GCTGGTTGGACTCCCTTACATATTGCCGCTTCGGCAGGCCGTGATGAAATTGTGAAAGCCCTCATTGCCAAGGGTGCTCATGTAAATGCCATCAATCAGAATGGCTGTACGCCCCTGCATTATGCAGCCTCCAAAAATAAGCAGGAG ATTGCAATCATGCTTTTAGAGAATGGAGCTGATCCGGATGCAACAGATCATTTTGAATCCACCCCATtacacagagcagcagccaaaggaaaCCTAAAAATGGTACAGATCCTTCTGCAGCACAATGCATCTGTTAATATACGGGACTCTGAAGGAAATACTCCTct CTTTACCGACTGCAGAGCCAAAGACTAA
- the PSMD10 gene encoding 26S proteasome non-ATPase regulatory subunit 10 isoform X3 produces the protein MEDAVSDVGICNLAYAGRLEELRAQLLRDRALATKADQDNRTALHWACSAGHTDVADLLLGLGVPVDDKDDAGWTPLHIAASAGRDEIVKALIAKGAHVNAINQNGCTPLHYAASKNKQEIAIMLLENGADPDATDHFESTPLHRAAAKGNLKMVQILLQHNASVNIRDSEGNTPLFTVDYVLLSFTDCRAKD, from the exons ATGGAGGATGCCGTGTCCGACGTGGGGATCTGCAACCTGGCCTACGCCGGGCGCCTGGAGGAGCTGCGGGCCCAGCTGCTGCGCGACAGGGCCCTGGCCACCAAGGCCGACCAG gaCAACCGGACCGCGCTGCACTGGGCCTGCTCGGCGGGACACACGGACGTCGCCGACCTCCTCCTCGGCCTCGGCGTGCCTGTGGACGACAAGGACGAC GCTGGTTGGACTCCCTTACATATTGCCGCTTCGGCAGGCCGTGATGAAATTGTGAAAGCCCTCATTGCCAAGGGTGCTCATGTAAATGCCATCAATCAGAATGGCTGTACGCCCCTGCATTATGCAGCCTCCAAAAATAAGCAGGAG ATTGCAATCATGCTTTTAGAGAATGGAGCTGATCCGGATGCAACAGATCATTTTGAATCCACCCCATtacacagagcagcagccaaaggaaaCCTAAAAATGGTACAGATCCTTCTGCAGCACAATGCATCTGTTAATATACGGGACTCTGAAGGAAATACTCCTct TTTCACTGTGGATTATGTGCTCCTTAGCTTTACCGACTGCAGAGCCAAAGACTAA
- the PSMD10 gene encoding 26S proteasome non-ATPase regulatory subunit 10 isoform X5, protein MEDAVSDVGICNLAYAGRLEELRAQLLRDRALATKADQDNRTALHWACSAGHTDVADLLLGLGVPVDDKDDAGWTPLHIAASAGRDEIVKALIAKGAHVNAINQNGCTPLHYAASKNKQEIAIMLLENGADPDATDHFESTPLHRAAAKGNLKMVQILLQHNASVNIRDSEGNTPLDA, encoded by the exons ATGGAGGATGCCGTGTCCGACGTGGGGATCTGCAACCTGGCCTACGCCGGGCGCCTGGAGGAGCTGCGGGCCCAGCTGCTGCGCGACAGGGCCCTGGCCACCAAGGCCGACCAG gaCAACCGGACCGCGCTGCACTGGGCCTGCTCGGCGGGACACACGGACGTCGCCGACCTCCTCCTCGGCCTCGGCGTGCCTGTGGACGACAAGGACGAC GCTGGTTGGACTCCCTTACATATTGCCGCTTCGGCAGGCCGTGATGAAATTGTGAAAGCCCTCATTGCCAAGGGTGCTCATGTAAATGCCATCAATCAGAATGGCTGTACGCCCCTGCATTATGCAGCCTCCAAAAATAAGCAGGAG ATTGCAATCATGCTTTTAGAGAATGGAGCTGATCCGGATGCAACAGATCATTTTGAATCCACCCCATtacacagagcagcagccaaaggaaaCCTAAAAATGGTACAGATCCTTCTGCAGCACAATGCATCTGTTAATATACGGGACTCTGAAGGAAATACTCCTct